Below is a genomic region from Culicoides brevitarsis isolate CSIRO-B50_1 chromosome 2, AGI_CSIRO_Cbre_v1, whole genome shotgun sequence.
tttttcaaaaatattttgaaaattttattaaaaaaaaaaaatttaaatataaatagttatattttttttctctgaaataaatattcatattgaataaaaaaataaatcaaaaaaaaaaaataataattcttgaaaatatattctaaaaaatttaattaaaatatttgatttaaaaattttaaaaaataatttaaaaaataatttaaaaaataaaaataataatatttaattaattaaattaattaaaatatgtaaaaaaataattaaaataaaaaaatattttttagtccttatatttaaatatagtaaaaaattaatttttttatattttaatcaaaatgtttacgaaaaaaactttaaaataattcaaaatgttctgaaattagcttttaaaatttaaatttaattatttttgaatttttagtgataaatgttaattttaatttctttaaatttttaaaaattctaaaattattaatgttcagaaaatattttttttttttacaaaaaagtggtaaatttttttaaattttggattgtttttcaaaaaatttttaaatatatttttataattaatattttgtgaattttagaatttctaactctttaaaatataaacaaaaaaatattttgaaaattttttttaactttttggtcgttattttttaattttttttattatttaaaatattcataaaaaattttttaataaatcaaaatgtcaaaaatatttaaaataaaaaaaataacggtgaaatagaaaaaaagcttaagaaatcaatcaatatttatgaaaaagtatttcaaaatctatataaaattccTATATTgcaaatgattatttttgataaaaatgttaaaaaggaAACGCGAAACAAGATAACTTTTTggaatgtgataaaaaaaaaagaatttaaacgACAACTGCTCCAGCTTCTGATCTCGAAAGCGGCAAATCGGGACATTCGCGCCAATTATCAGTAgcctaaaattacaaaaatttaattttcttctaaaatttcagggaaaaaaacaatttttttctcttaccgGATCATAACACTCAAACGAAGTAATCGTAATTTGTGCCCGATAAAAGTTAACTTCGCACGTTTGATCGCCGCCCGCGACATACAACAATCCATCTGCCGAACAACATGCAGGACTGGCCCTCGGAACTGTCATTGGAGCAACTGTCGTCCATTTATCCTCGTCAAAGTTGTATTTTTCGACAGTTCGAAGCACTTCCTGATGCGAACTATTCCCCCCTACGACATACAAATTCCTATCGAGTATCGCGACACCCATTTGACAACGCGCCGTTTGCATGGGAGCCAAATTTGTCCATTCGTGCGTTACGGGATTGTAACTTATCAAGTCGGGAAGATGTCGACTGGCTGTCGTGCATCCGCCCACAATGTAAATTAAGCCTTCAAAACTCACGACACCCATACTGAAACGCGCTTCGGGCAATTCTCCAAGTCGAATCCACGTATCTTTGACGGGATCGTACATTTCCATGGTGCTTCCGATGTCTTCGCCAACCCATCCGCCGAGTGCAACGAGAGTTCCGCCAATGGCGCACAATCCAAACTCGCATCGAGGCATTATCATGGGCGACAGGGGTTCCCACGTGTCAGTTTGGGGATCATAAGCTTCGCCATTTGCGAGAATTTGACTGCCACGTTCGCCGCCAAAGACGAAAATTTTGCCGCCGAGTGACGCGACGCCGGGTAAAATGCGCCCAACTTGCATCGGAGCTACTTCTTGCCATTCCTTGCGGAAAATGTCGTATTTGATGACACTTTCGAAGATGCAATCTGTCTTCCAGGACTGTAAATTGCTTGGTTCGCGACGCGATCCGCCGATTATGTAAATGCTCTTTTTCGCACTGATGCGCGGACTCACTCGCACAGGCACGAGATGCCCTCGACCCGAAACGAGatcttttttgatggattttaagGCGACTTGGAGCGAGACATCGTGACATTCCTCGATAGCGGCATTCACATAACGGATATTCACGAGCGGCAAACGCACATTTGCGAGAATATCGAAGACGTAGCGACGGCGATTGAGTGTGTCGTGTTTAATCCAACGCAGAGCGGCATTAAAAACCTGACATTCGCTGTCGACACGCAACGCTTCGGAGGAAATGAGTCTTATGAGGAGATTCGAGTCGATATCGAGGAGTTCTTGTTCCAATGCGACCTCGGGAAATTGTGTGTTGACGAATGTTTGGGCAGATTGCACGAGGGCGGCGCACGAATGTGTCTCGGCGAACCGCAAAATTCCTAAGGCATTACTCGGATGCAATTCGCGCACGAGAAATTCACAGCAACCGTCGACAACTTCGATAATTTGAAGCATATCTGCTGCTGCGAGCAATTCTTGCACATTTTTCTGATCGATATCGACTTTTCCCGTGTAGATAAATTCAATGAGTTGCCGCAAAATCCCCGAGTCGATCGAATGGAGAGTCACCGTTTTTTGTGTGCCTTCGCTCAAACCGAGATCCGGCCGAAACATCGCCTCAAAGTACTTCGAAGCGCTTGACAGGACGACGCGATGCGCGTTTATGACGCTTTTTCCGGCGACAATTTCAACATCGCAGAATCTCGAGTCGAGACGCAGGAGATTCAGGTTTTGCAGTAATTTGTGTTCATACGAAATGCTCTGGAAACGACGATCTTGCGACGGGACTTGCGGTTGATTCGCATTTGTGCCTGATGtgctgttgctgttgttgttattgtgctGTTGTTGAGTCTCGCCGCCGAAGCTGTTCAAGGGaggcatgattttttttcagtcgtagacgaacatgaaaaaatactttctCTCTCCGTCAATTTGATGTGAAGGAATTTTGTGCCCCGCCTATTGGTTTTGTCGATTTTACGACTAATttcagaagatttttttttgtgtttgtcacttgttgcgattttttgtgcaaatttggATGATTTTTCGATTGAAATTGGAGAATTTGCgtgatttttggatttttttcacttaaaatttttgttgaattagcATGAAGACAAATTCgttgaattagcagaaaatCAGCTGATGGAATTTATCATTTGCATTCGTCTCAATTATTTCGTTGGGTTATGGCGACGACTGgtagtttgttaaaaaaaattatttttcaattttaaagcttaagaaccatcaaaaTGACATTCATATCaactttccataatttttgatcaatttcaagcgtaaaaatcataaaatgggccttcataataaaaattatgtattttttatttttcaatttttaagcttaagaaccatcaaaaaggcatccaaagcacttttgtatgatttttgatcaatttcaagcctaaaaattatcaaatgggctctcaaaatgaaaattacgtattttttacgtaatttttacgtattttttatttttcaattttcaagcttaagaaccatcaaaaaggcatccaaagcacttttgtatgatttttgatcaatttcaagcctaaaaattatcaaatgggccttcaaaatgaaaattacgtattttttatttttcaatttttaagcttaaaaaccatcagaaaggcatcaaaagcacttttgtatgacttttgatcaatttcaagcctaaaaattatcaaatgggctctcaaaatgaaaattacgtattcaatttttaagcctaaGAACTATCAAAAATGCATCCAAAGGCatcataacttttgatcaataaaaattatcaaatgggcttCAAAGGCagacttttgatcaatttcaagcttaaaaatttaaacaaaaaaaaaatttttataaatatataaaatttttgaaaattccttgtcAATTTGgataaaagtttcaattttttttcgatttttgaaatgaagcccaaaaagttcaataaaaaaaaaatcgagaggattaaaaagtttttgacttttgactgaATGATTCACTTTATTAGTATTTTATTACTTGTAAATATAATTAGTAACATAGTTTGAAGTATTTTGatctatttatttgttttttttttctatttttcatataattttcttatttttttatattaaacacATATAAAGATGAtgaattctacaaaaaataatttttcttgtaaatatattttttttcgtcgtaattGTTAGTTGGGAGTTCGTTAACCAAAGCACTTGTCAGTTATCACATGCGTTTCAGATGTAACCCGCAGGCAGATCAACTACCAGCAATTGCAGCAGTTCCGTGTTATCGTCATCCGCCAAATCGAAGGGCAGTCGTCCTTGCACATCGCGATCATACTTGAGTTGCTTGTCTGCCGCAAGCAGCAAACGACATGCCTCAATGTGATTTCCCTCAGCGGCGCGATGCAACGGATTTTGCCCATCCTCGTTTTTCACGTCGATCCGAATACCGCGAATACTGAGCAGCATTTTGAGTATTTCGGTGTGTCCCCAGAGCGCAGCCCGATGCAAAGGTGTCGCGCCGCCATTCGTTTGGGCATTCACGTCGGCTCCCGCTTCCAAAAGCATCGTCACAGATCGCGTGTAACCCGTTCGAATGGCATAATGGAGTGCCGTGTATCCGTTGGCGTCGCGATCATTGACATGCCCTTTCTTGATGTGCTTCGCAAGAGCATCGTAGTCGCCGTACATGGCGCACGCCCAAATTCCGCGATCAAAATCGAGCTCTTCGAGCGTTTGGGACACCGAGGGATTCGGCTGGATGTGATTCACGATACCCACGCAATTGTGATTTGTCTTCCTCAGATTAGCCTGACTCGGAAACGGATGTGTCATCGAAatcttaactaaaaaaaaaaacttaaaaacgaaaaaaagtgacttaaaacttaaaaaaatgggATGAAATGTGTGTTTATCCTTCGCGCTGTAAGGTCCAAGTGATTTCCGACTCGCCTGTGGCGCAAACAACTTTATAGCCGAGCTGTGCAAGTGAATTGATGAGATCAACGGGAGGTGCTTTGATCATAATCCCGTTGTCGACGCACGATACTTTGTTGTTGTAGCGCGTACTCAATGCCGTAATTTCGTCTTGCGTGAGTCCAAATAACGAACCAAAGTCCGAATAGATGCTTCCGCGCACGAAAACGTAGTAGTAGGTGCTCTCGAGGGGCGGCACAACGGGCACGGGAATCGCAACGACGTTGGGCGCAGCAGCAGCTGCGGATTGCGCGTTTACGGAAATTTGACTGGATACGGTTTGCGTGGGTGTCGTGGAACTGTGAATTTGATTGGTTTGCGTCGCTATCGTTTGTGGCGGTGAACTAGATGATTCCATTGAGATTTCTGGTTTATTCGGGAACGTCGATTTTGTTCAAGCCGTCTTCG
It encodes:
- the LOC134830051 gene encoding actin-binding protein IPP, which encodes MPPLNSFGGETQQQHNNNNSNSTSGTNANQPQVPSQDRRFQSISYEHKLLQNLNLLRLDSRFCDVEIVAGKSVINAHRVVLSSASKYFEAMFRPDLGLSEGTQKTVTLHSIDSGILRQLIEFIYTGKVDIDQKNVQELLAAADMLQIIEVVDGCCEFLVRELHPSNALGILRFAETHSCAALVQSAQTFVNTQFPEVALEQELLDIDSNLLIRLISSEALRVDSECQVFNAALRWIKHDTLNRRRYVFDILANVRLPLVNIRYVNAAIEECHDVSLQVALKSIKKDLVSGRGHLVPVRVSPRISAKKSIYIIGGSRREPSNLQSWKTDCIFESVIKYDIFRKEWQEVAPMQVGRILPGVASLGGKIFVFGGERGSQILANGEAYDPQTDTWEPLSPMIMPRCEFGLCAIGGTLVALGGWVGEDIGSTMEMYDPVKDTWIRLGELPEARFSMGVVSFEGLIYIVGGCTTASRHLPDLISYNPVTHEWTNLAPMQTARCQMGVAILDRNLYVVGGNSSHQEVLRTVEKYNFDEDKWTTVAPMTVPRASPACCSADGLLYVAGGDQTCEVNFYRAQITITSFECYDPATDNWRECPDLPLSRSEAGAVVV
- the LOC134832372 gene encoding ankyrin repeat domain-containing protein 39 — translated: MTHPFPSQANLRKTNHNCVGIVNHIQPNPSVSQTLEELDFDRGIWACAMYGDYDALAKHIKKGHVNDRDANGYTALHYAIRTGYTRSVTMLLEAGADVNAQTNGGATPLHRAALWGHTEILKMLLSIRGIRIDVKNEDGQNPLHRAAEGNHIEACRLLLAADKQLKYDRDVQGRLPFDLADDDNTELLQLLVVDLPAGYI
- the LOC134832373 gene encoding uncharacterized protein LOC134832373; this translates as MESSSSPPQTIATQTNQIHSSTTPTQTVSSQISVNAQSAAAAAPNVVAIPVPVVPPLESTYYYVFVRGSIYSDFGSLFGLTQDEITALSTRYNNKVSCVDNGIMIKAPPVDLINSLAQLGYKVVCATGESEITWTLQREG